The proteins below come from a single Ictalurus punctatus breed USDA103 chromosome 24, Coco_2.0, whole genome shotgun sequence genomic window:
- the gpr146 gene encoding probable G-protein coupled receptor 146 has product MWSCMVYNETEGNTDLAVCWDLGLALSIFSFFYLIVCFPMGLCYNALLVAVNLSNKMSMTMPDVYFVNMAIAGLVLNLVAPVVLLGPDFTRWPAWEHNDEVYITLLILFNISSLVIMYSTALLSLDYYIERALPRTYMSSVYNTKHVCGFIWGGAVLTSFSSLLFYVCNHVSAKILECSKMQNKEAADAIMTLIGYAVPAAAVLYALCLILRIRKEATPLDQDSGRMDPSIHRLLLACVGMQFVLWTPYYTTLLLLTVIDVPRMQTTGTYAFLRGFSQLLAFSSSFAMPLMYRKMNKNFAHKLQRLLKRLHCGKQSCPHEHSVIQQVIT; this is encoded by the coding sequence ATGTGGAGCTGCATGGTTTATAATGAGACAGAAGGCAACACGGACCTGGCTGTATGCTGGGACTTGGGCCTCGCTCTGTccatcttctccttcttttaCCTCATTGTGTGCTTCCCCATGGGGCTGTGCTACAACGCCCTGTTGGTAGCTGTGAACCTCTCCAACAAGATGTCCATGACGATGCCGGATGTCTACTTTGTGAACATGGCTATCGCTGGGCTCGTGTTGAACCTGGTGGCTCCGGTCGTGCTCCTGGGCCCGGATTTCACGCGCTGGCCCGCGTGGGAGCATAACGATGAGGTGTACATCACCCTCCTCATCCTGTTCAACATCTCTTCCCTGGTTATCATGTACTCAACAGCATTGCTCAGCCTGGACTATTACATTGAGCGGGCACTGCCCCGCACCTACATGTCTAGCGTTTACAACACCAAACATGTGTGCGGCTTTATTTGGGGCGGCGCCGTCCTTACTAGCTTCTCCTCGCTACTCTTCTACGTGTGCAACCACGTGTCAGCGAAGATCCTCGAGTGCTCCAAGATGCAGAACAAAGAGGCAGCCGATGCCATCATGACGCTCATCGGGTACGCCGTGCCAGCCGCCGCCGTTCTCTACGCCCTCTGCCTCATCCTGCGTATCCGCAAGGAGGCCACGCCCTTGGACCAGGACTCGGGAAGGATGGATCCTTCAATCCACCGGCTGCTGCTGGCGTGTGTGGGCATGCAGTTCGTCCTCTGGACACCTTACTACAccacactgctgctgctgacGGTGATTGACGTGCCCCGGATGCAAACCACCGGCACCTACGCCTTTCTGAGAGGCTTTTCGCAGCTGCTCGCCTTCTCCAGCAGCTTTGCCATGCCACTCATGTACAGGAAGATGAACAAAAACTTTGCCCACAAGCTCCAGCGGCTGTTGAAGAGGCTACATTGTGGCAAGCAGTCGTGTCCTCATGAACACTCTGTCATACAGCAGGTGATCACGTGA